From a region of the Panicum virgatum strain AP13 chromosome 2K, P.virgatum_v5, whole genome shotgun sequence genome:
- the LOC120695295 gene encoding uncharacterized protein LOC120695295 — translation MRRPRGDTPARNNPSPLELEFGGSRRPPPQASSRALPQPPSAVAAIPPGARTPRRRRARGAAAQGVRLPQVQLRACGEPPSKRSRARGGAAKAPARPLCLHAPSPRRQPARRATAKAPACPSPAASKKHRGVLCLQQAYCWRIIMEEQRVNHRELKIVVRVRSFFSLPDNGPKSWWQGRTLPTKIVDINSFGLLQLVDFIVEHCLWGSKQYQTLWCDLENYSMKIKSDENLLEWFLLNIEKGLVCINAQVIDFHGPLQFSPTKRRFHPSVRSSVLLIEEATNKTATNERATNKTTTNEIDTNKTATNERGTNEEGEEVQSDSSYDTDLAASSDSGDDSNSDTEFNPDAEIVDEKDEYDLPMFTYDAGDPCIDVNVIFPDTDQCKLAVTHHAVLHDHAFDIVKKDRIRFRVKCKRAEQRCKWTFFASTSKKYAGC, via the exons atgcggcggccgcgcggggacACGCCGGCCAG AAACAACCCGTCACCATTGGAGCTAGAGTTTGGAGGCTCTCGTCGGCCCCCTCCCCAGGCCTCGTCGCGCGCCCTCCCGCAGCCGCCAAGTGCCGTCGCGGCCATCCCACCCGGCGCGCGCACCCCTCGGCGCCGTCGCGCGCGGGGGGCCGCCGCCCAGGGGGTCCGCCTCCCCCAGGTACAGTTGCGCGCGTGCGGGGAGCCGCCATCCAAGCGCAGTCGCGCGCGGGGAGGCGCCGCCAAGGCGCCGGCGCGCCCACTCTGCCTGCACGCGCCCTCCCCGCGGCGCCAACCCGCGCGCAGGGCTACCGCCAAGGCGCCGGCGTGCCCCTCCCCTGCCGCCTCCAAAAAGCACCGCGGCGTCCTCTGCTTGCAACAAGCCTACTGTTGGAGAATCATCATGGAAGAACAGAG GGTAAATCACAGAGAATTGAAAATTGTTGTTAGAGTGCGCTCGTTTTTCAGTTTACCTGACAATGGTCCAAAATCATGGTGGCAAGGTAGAACTTTGCCAACCAAGATTGTTGACATAAATAGTTTTGGGCTGCTGCAGCTAGttgatttcattgttgagcacTGCTTGTGGGGTTCTAAACAATACCAGACTTTGTGGTGTGATTTGGAGAATTACTCTATGAAGATTAAATCTGATGAAAATTTGTTAGAATGGTTTCTATTGAATATAGAGAAGGGATTAGTATGCATCAATGCTCAGGTAATTGATTTTCATGGTCCACTACAGTTTTCACCCACAAAGCGAAGGTTTCATCCTTCGGTGAGGTCTAGTGTGCTCCTGATTGAGGAAGCCACAAACAAAACAGCCACAAATGAGAGAGCCACAAACAAAACAACCACAAATGAGATAGACACCAACAAAACAGCCACAAATGAGAGAGGCACAAATGAGGAAGGGGAAGAGGTACAAAGTGACAGCAGCTATGACACAGATTTGGCTGCATCATCAGACTCTGGGGATGATAGCAACTCTGACACTGAGTTTAATCCTGATGCTGAAATTGTTGATGAGAAAGATGAGTATGATCTTCCCATGTTTACATATGACGCAGGTGATCCATGTATTGATGTGAATGTGATCTTCCCAGATACGGATCAATGCAAATTAGCAGTCACACATCATGCTGTCTTGCATGATCATGCTTTCGATATTGTGAAAAAAGACAGGATCAGATTTAGAGTTAAGTGTAAGAGAGCTGAACAAAGATGCAAGTGGACTTTTTTTGCATCTACAAGCAAGAAATATGCTGGTTGCTAA
- the LOC120676346 gene encoding transcription factor WRKY19-like — translation MESSVVVDGNGGCGGRVVVELSHIKDLVRQLEGHLGGSQAQERCRLLASQISSLTDRSIGLITSYGGRKRPAAAPSPLSDATDAPFKRTKKRRTTEKVKHQVRAAAGGDVPADDGHSWRKYGQKEILGAKHPRGYYRCTHRHTQGCAATKQVQRADEDPALFNVVYIGAHTCVQSGAAAGQAAAAAQAPDHNLLQSLSASLTVKTEGLAAAPEEAPQGWFAAAPSTSENWGTSPATSDSNQQHASFPPFELAAGDVQFEFGEVVSALVDVHPGEFHDDFDISSFFA, via the exons ATGGAGAGCAGCGTCGTCGTGGACGGCAAtggaggctgcggcgggcgggtggtggtggagctgagCCACATCAAGGACCTGGTGAGGCAGCTGGAGGGCCACCTGGGCGGCTCGCAGGCGCAGGAGCGCTGCAGGCTCCTGGCCTCGCAGATCTCCTCCCTCACGGACCGCTCCATCGGCCTCATCACCTCCTACGGCGGCCggaagcggccggcggcggcgccaagccCGCTCAGCGACGCCACGGACGCGCCCTTCAAGCGCACCAAGAAGAG GAGGACGACAGAGAAGGTGAAGCATCAGGTgagggcggccgccggcggcgacgtcccGGCCGACGATGGCCACAGCTGGAGGAAGTACGGCCAGAAGGAGATCCTTGGAGCCAAGCACCCAAG GGGCTACTACCGGTGCACGCACCGCCACACCCAGGGGTGCGCGGCGACGAAGCAGGTGCAGCGCGCCGACGAGGACCCGGCGCTCTTCAACGTCGTCTACATCGGCGCGCACACCTGCGTCcagagcggggcggcggcaggccaggccgccgcggccgcgcaggcGCCGGACCACAACCTCCTGCAGAGCCTGAGCGCCAGCCTGACGGTGAAGACCGAGGGGCTGGccgcggcgccggaggaggcgcCGCAGGGCTggttcgccgccgcgccgtcgacgTCCGAGAACTGGggcacgtcgccggcgacctcggACTCCAACCAGCAGCACGCCTCGTTCCCGCCgttcgagctcgccgccggcgacgtgcaGTTCGAGTTCGGCGAAGTGGTGTCCGCGCTCGTGGACGTCCACCCCGGCGAGTTCCACGACGACTTCGACATCTCGAGCTTCTTCGCGTGA
- the LOC120695296 gene encoding uncharacterized protein LOC120695296, whose product MAATLANLQAQQNQLPPPPPPQPRDKHREFMSHRPPTYSHSADPLQADDWLKAVEKMLDITQCNDTEKVVYASGRLEGSVADWWDSYTAAHANPATITWIEFRDHFRSHHIPAGVIKLKKKELLGLIQGSMTVSEYRDKFLQLSRYAPEEVAQDEKKQELFLEGQFANNCPKKAAQNNSGQFNNNGQRQNQQQQQQPRNGNQNQQANRRQQNYARGRVNHVTAESAQEAQDVVIESRGIDVILGMDWLVKSDGIIQCAKRSVLMTSPQGDKVEFVAILPSAEHCGVNQLEGTRLDDIRVVCEFPDVFPDDLPDLFDKLRGARVFSKIDLRLTSAPAYFMYLMNKVFMEYLDKFVVVFIDDILLNEVSFLGHVITDGGIAVDPGKVRDVLDWEPPQTVSEIRSFLGLARYYRRFIENFSKIAKPLTSLLEKGKNFKWTDDCQNSFDELKKRLTTSPVLAMPDIHKNFDIYCDASRQGLGCVLM is encoded by the exons ATGGCCGCAACTCTGGCCAACCTGCAAGCTCAGCAGAatcagctgccaccaccacctccacctcagCCAAGGGACAAGCACAGGGAGTTCATGAGCCACAGACCTCCTACATATTCTCATTCAGCTGATCCACTTCAAGCTGATGATTGGCTTAAGGCAGTTGAGAAGATGCTGGACATTACTCAGTGCAATGATACAGAAAAGGTCGTGTATGCTTCCGGCAGACTTGAGGGATCTGTAGCTGATTGGTGGGATTCATATACTGCTGCACATGCCAATCCTGCCACCATCACCTGGATAGAGTTCAGGGATCACTTCAGATCTCATCATATCCCAGCTGGAGTGATCAAGCTCAAGAAGAAGGAGTTACTCGGTCTGATACAAGGGAGCATGACTGTGAGTGAGTACCGTGACAAGTTCCTTCAGTTGTCGCGGTATGCTCCTGAGGAGGTAGCTcaagatgagaagaagcaggagctGTTCTTGGAAG GTCAATTTGCCAACAACTGCCCAAAGAAAGCTGCACAGAACAATTCAGGGCAATTCAATAACAATGGTCAGAGGCAgaatcagcagcagcaacagcagcctcGCAATGGGAACCAGAATCAGCAGGCCAATAGAAGGCAGCAGAACTATGCACGTgggagggtgaaccacgtgacagcTGAGAGCGCTCAGGAAGCTCAAGATGTGGTGATTG AGTCAAGAGGTATTGATGTGATATTGGGGATGGATTGGTTGGTCAAGAGTGATGGGATAATTCAGTGTGCCAAGAGATCAGTGTTAATGACCAGTCCACAGGGAGACAAAGTTGAGTTTGTAGCAATCTTGCCATCAGCAGAACATTGTGGGGTTAATCAGCTAGAAGGCACCAGATTGGATGATATTAGAGTTGTGTGCGAGTTTCCGGATGTCTTCccagatgatttgccag atttatttgataagttgAGAGGTGCCAGAGTATTTTCTAAGATTGATTTGAG GTTGACTAGTGCTCCAGCTtactttatgtacttgatgaataagGTATTTATGGAATATCTGGATAAGTTTGTAGTGgtatttattgatgatattctg TTGAATGAAGTATCTTTTCTTGGCCATGTTATCACTGATGGAGGTATTGCAGTGGATCCAGGAAAGGTTAGAGATGTGCTAGATTGGGAGCCGCCTCAGACTGTGTCAGAaatcaggagtttcttgggattagcTAGATATTATCGCagattcattgagaatttctccaaaattGCAAAGCCTCTTACATCACTCTTGGAGAAAGGAAAGAATTTCAAATGGACAGATGATTGTCAGAACAGCTTTGATGAATTGAAGAAGAGATTGACTACATCACCAGTGTTAGCGATGCCTGATATCCACAAGAACTTTgatatatattgtgatgcatctcgtcagggtcttggttgtgtgcttatgtaG